Proteins encoded by one window of Lathyrus oleraceus cultivar Zhongwan6 chromosome 1, CAAS_Psat_ZW6_1.0, whole genome shotgun sequence:
- the LOC127119116 gene encoding transcriptional regulator DEF1, with product MNTTSFMDKQIMDLNLSHGSSTPLTNDFIDLIKLRHPEQQVLEDDDEQQHEEIDPSTHNNGIKSDDIVPSYDFQPIRSLPDSSPNYGASLTKNWNSDSNSKKYSSLDSFEPAKVTVEKDRSAVDAAILLEIDRTMKKHMDNLHHVLEGVSARLTQLETRTHHLESSMDDLKVSVGNNHGITDGKLRLLENILCEVQTGVQNIKDKQDIVQAQLQLAKLQVSKTEQQSKPQTSAVSDPVQQASSAPQQSQQHLPSSFNLPQSTPVISPPNAPPQPPSQQGLPPPVQLPNQYSQIPNPIAPQRDPYMPPPVHSQEIPNQQYQLPLTQQPHPQPGAPPHQQYQQTPHPQYSQPAHHLPQQQPPLSSGNPPQLQSSMGHHHLEEPSFVPSQSYPPNLRQPPSQPPSGPPPPAQQFYGTPSQGYESPSSRSGSSYSSGYGTLSGPAEPYRYGGPPQYGGKQPQVHNVSVSSSGGSGYPQLPTARALPQAIPTASSVSGGSGSAGTGNRVSVDDVVEKVATMGFPRDHVRATVRKLTENGQSVDLNTVLDKLMNEGGGDMQQQRGWFGR from the exons ATGAATACGACGTCGTTTATGGACAAGCAGATAATGGATCTGAATCTCTCTCACGGATCTTCTACTCCTCTCACCAACGATTTCATCGACCTAATCAAGCTTCGTCATCCAGAACAACAAGTACttgaagacgatgatgaacaaCAACACGAAGAAATTGATCCATCTACTCACAATAACGGAATCAAAAGTGATGATATCGTTCCTAGCTACGATTTTCAACCGATTCGTTCACTCCCTGATTCTTCCCCCAATTACGGTGCATCGCTTACGAAGAATTGGAACTCCGATTCTAACTCCAAA AAATACAGTTCTCTGGATTCTTTTGAACCTGCAAAGGTGACTGTAGAAAAAGACCGAAGTGCTGTTGATGCCGCAATTTTGTTAGAGATTGATCGAACAATGAAGAAACATATGGACAATTTGCATCATGTTCTGGAAGGTGTTAGTGCACGGTTAACACAACTAGAAACCAGAACTCACCATCTTGAGAGTTCTATGGATGATTTGAAGGTATCTGTTGGAAATAATCATGGAATCACTGATGGGAAATTGAGGCTGTTGGAGAATATTCTCTGTGAG GTGCAAACAGGAGTGCAAAATATCAAGGACAAACAAGATATTGTGCAAGCTCAGCTGCAACTGGCAAAACTGCAAGTGTCGAAGACAGAGCAACAATCAAAACCTCAAACTAGTGCAGTATCAGATCCTGTGCAGCAAGCTTCATCTGCTCCCCAGCAATCTCAGCAACATCTACCTTCATCTTTTAACCTTCCACAATCAACTCCTGTGATTTCTCCCCCTAATGCACCTCCTCAACCTCCTTCTCAACAGGGTTTACCACCTCCGGTTCAACTTCCCAATCAATACTCACAGATCCCAAATCCAATTGCTCCTCAGAGAGATCCATACATGCCACCACCTGTTCATTCTCAGGAAATCCCAAATCAGCAGTACCAGCTGCCTTTAACTCAGCAGCCACATCCTCAACCAGGGGCACCTCcacatcaacaatatcagcaaaCCCCTCATCCTCAGTACTCTCAGCCAGCACATCATCTACCTCAACAGCAGCCACCACTTTCATCCGGAAATCCACCTCAACTGCAATCTTCCATGGGTCACCACCATCTCGAAGAACCATCTTTTGTTCCTTCTCAGAGTTATCCTCCCAATCTCCGCCAACCACCATCTCAGCCACCCAGTGGACCTCCTCCACCTGCCCAGCAATTCTATGGGACACCGTCCCAAGGATATGAATCACCATCAAGTAGATCTGGTTCAAGTTATTCTTCTGGATATGGTACATTATCTGGGCCTGCTGAGCCATATCGATATGGTGGGCCACCTCAGTATGGTGGCAAACAACCACAAGTACATAACGTCTCTGTGTCTTCCAGTGGTGGAAGTGGTTACCCACAGCTTCCAACTGCCCGTGCTCTCCCACAAGCAATACCTACTGCATCATCGGTAAGTGGTGGCTCAGGCTCTGCTGGAACTGGTAACAGGGTTTCTGTTGACGATGTAGTTGAAAAAGTTGCTACAATGGGATTCCCTAGAGACCATGTGAGGGCAACGGTTCGGAAGCTGACAGAGAATGGTCAATCAGTTGACCTAAATACAGTGCTGGATAAGCTTATGAATGAAGGTGGCGGTGATATGCAGCAACAAAGAGGTTGGTTTGGTCGGTAA